A window of the Cannabis sativa cultivar Pink pepper isolate KNU-18-1 chromosome X, ASM2916894v1, whole genome shotgun sequence genome harbors these coding sequences:
- the LOC115703191 gene encoding protein JINGUBANG has protein sequence MRNSKGGSTMVADRPNNGLLARPKFGALLHSESNIFSPRHKASHIDDDNFSGHRQSSSSAMSPGSSVSASPYAMSPWNNQNSSPYNKSPWLTSSPIIFTPYEEDHENFPRNGLIRSIVREEGHVYSLAVSGDLLYTGSDSKNIRVWKNMKEFSGFKCSSGLVKAIVISGHKIFTGHQDGKIRVWKVSPKNPRVHKRIGSLPSFRDFLRGSINPKNYVEVRRRRNVLRIRHYDAVSCMSLNEEQGLLYSGSWDKTIKVWRIATSKCLESITAHDDAVNSVVSGFDSLVFTGSADGTVKVWRRELNGEGTKHFLVQTLLKQENAVTALAVNVENAIVYCGSSDGLVNYWEREKHLSHGGVLRGHKLAVLCLAAGGNLVFSGSADKNICVWRREPSGAHACLSVLTGHTGPVKCLAVEEECYENRGSEKDGAVDPRWVVYSGSLDKSVKVWRVSEHVPDVNRGRAWEHQYGSSGQGSPNESVVSGRSSIRSAAERSFNRRHDQN, from the coding sequence ATGAGAAACTCAAAAGGAGGATCCACAATGGTAGCGGATAGGCCCAATAATGGTCTCCTTGCCAGACCCAAATTCGGAGCACTGTTGCATTCCGAATCAAATATCTTCTCGCCACGTCACAAAGCGTCCCACATCGACGACGACAACTTCTCCGGCCACCGTCAAAGTAGCTCGTCGGCGATGAGTCCGGGATCATCGGTTAGTGCTTCTCCCTACGCCATGTCCCCTTGGAATAATCAAAATTCTTCTCCGTACAACAAGTCTCCTTGGCTAACATCCTCTCCGATTATTTTCACTCCTTACGAAGAAGATCATGAGAATTTTCCTCGTAATGGCTTAATCCGGTCTATTGTAAGAGAAGAGGGTCATGTATATTCTTTAGCTGTTTCAGGGGACCTTCTCTACACTGGATCCGACAGCAAGAACATTCGGGTTTGGAAAAACATGAAAGAATTCTCCGGATTTAAATGCAGCAGTGGTTTGGTGAAAGCCATTGTTATCTCAGGTCATAAGATTTTCACGGGTCACCAGGACGGTAAGATTCGAGTCTGGAAAGTCTCCCCGAAGAATCCGCGGGTCCACAAACGAATCGGGAGCTTGCCCTCTTTCAGGGATTTTCTCCGGGGCTCCATCAACCCAAAGAATTATGTTGAGGTCAGGAGGCGACGGAATGTTCTCCGTATAAGGCATTACGACGCCGTTTCGTGCATGAGCTTGAACGAAGAACAAGGGTTATTATACTCAGGGTCGTGGGACAAGACAATTAAAGTCTGGCGAATCGCCACGTCCAAATGCTTGGAATCTATCACTGCTCACGATGACGCCGTAAATTCAGTTGTTTCTGGTTTCGACTCGTTGGTTTTCACCGGCTCGGCTGATGGTACTGTTAAGGTTTGGAGGAGAGAGCTAAACGGGGAAGGGACGAAACATTTCTTGGTTCAAACTCTACTGAAGCAAGAGAACGCGGTGACGGCTCTAGCAGTGAACGTAGAAAACGCCATAGTTTACTGCGGTTCGTCAGACGGGTTGGTCAATTACTGGGAACGAGAGAAGCACTTGTCTCACGGTGGGGTCCTCAGGGGACACAAGCTCGCCGTGCTTTGTCTCGCCGCCGGCGGAAACCTTGTCTTTAGCGGCTCCGCCGATAAGAATATTTGCGTCTGGAGGAGGGAGCCCAGTGGGGCCCACGCCTGCCTCTCGGTGTTAACGGGTCATACTGGGCCCGTCAAGTGTTTGGCAGTTGAAGAGGAATGCTACGAAAATCGGGGCTCCGAAAAGGACGGTGCGGTTGACCCGAGGTGGGTGGTGTACAGCGGGAGCCTCGACAAGTCAGTTAAGGTGTGGCGCGTGTCGGAGCACGTGCCGGACGTGAATCGGGGTAGAGCGTGGGAGCATCAATATGGGAGTAGCGGCCAAGGGTCGCCCAATGAGTCCGTTGTTAGTGGTCGGTCGAGCATAAGGTCGGCTGCGGAAAGGAGCTTTAACCGTAGGCACGACCAAAACTAA